A genomic segment from Glycine max cultivar Williams 82 chromosome 1, Glycine_max_v4.0, whole genome shotgun sequence encodes:
- the LOC106799438 gene encoding uncharacterized protein, whose translation MKRSERSTKRDPSYWEYVDAYHSVKNSNTSVRPSASSFEPPKPARMIPMLDQFLPFMHGFIEDVVDVKADGNCGYRSVSILLGMREECWAMMRNELIKELGKWSQEYIKIFGGTERYEQLRLSLHVDGLSKVSMDKWMDITDMGYVIPSRYNVILVSLSQQQSFTFFPLRSQPPADSAAHRIICVDHVFDSHFVQVH comes from the exons ATGAAAAGAAGCGAAAGATCGACAAAGCGTGATCCATCttattgggagtatgttgatgcttatcATTCGGTTAAAAACAGCAACACCTCAGTCAGACCCAGTGCATCATCTTTTGAACCACCGAAGCCAGCAAGGATGATCcccatgttggatcaatttctgCCATTTATGCATGGTTTCATTGAGGATGTTGTTGATGTGAAAGCGGATGGTAATTGTGGATATCGGTCAGTTTCCATTTTGTTAGGTATGAGAGAAGAGTGTTGGGCCATGATGcgtaatgaattgattaaagaacttggcaaatgGTCGCAAGAATACATAAAGATCTTTGGTGGCACGGAGAGATATGAACAACTGAGGTTGTCCCTACACGTAGATGGGTTATCCAAG GTTAGTATGGACAAATGGATGGATATAACAGATATGGGATATGTAATTCCGTCAAGatataatgtaatccttgtatcgttgtcacAACAACAGAGCTTCACATTTTTTCCTCTCAGAAGTCAACCACCGGCCGATTCTGCTGCGCACCGCATAATATGCGTCGATCATGTGTTTGACagtcattttgttcaggtccaTTGA
- the LOC102666195 gene encoding uncharacterized protein, giving the protein MWKGKLDIEAEEGVLPWNPAEERGEGSSAGSGGRRFRRFFRGIQQKNYVFHGSRGRTCGTIFPRQHFLVVEEPVKPSSACYLSFSRKNMRNFFRGPCFAIMVRTRGLGHALGAGRGRGISEDTHEADVPLRRRPTASARRQRVRLREDITERPEDVPQLHEDVPHVSDATPEITGTTDAVQTEGVATDGSLGSPAADEGFPGGPRDPSILTDFAEHVAHSIWSGQERPDLKLVSHDRKVDKIGRPAPEIEGLIAGTRLSPLIRCFVITTNPGLIFAFVERWHRETSTFHLPIGELAITLDDVVSLLHLPITGALHTFKSLVTSDAIGLLTELLEVSHEEATFETRQAGGPHVRLGWLRDLYQSQCRARRWVVAARTYLLHLVGCTLFANKSSTHVHVVHLEAFRDLDQAG; this is encoded by the exons ATGTGGAAGGGGAAGTTAGATATTGAAGCGGAAGAAGGAGTTCTTCCGTGGAATCCTGCGGAAGAAAGGGGAGAAGGTTCTTCCGCGGGTTCCGGTGGAAGAAGGTTCCGCAGGTTCTTCCGTGGGATCCAGCAGAAGAACTATGTCTTCCACGGATCCCGTGGAAGAACCTGCGGAACCATCTTCCCCAGACAACATTTCCTGGTTGTGGAAGAACCTGTGAAACCTTCTTCCGCATGCTACCTATCCTTCTCGCGGAAGAACATGCGAAACTTCTTCCGCGGACCATGTTTTGCt atcatggttagaacacgaggtttaggtcaTGCGTTAGGAGCAGGTAGAGGTAGAGGCATTAGTGAGGATACGCATGAGGCTGATGTTCCTCTGCGCCGCAGACCTACTGCTTCAGCACGTAGGCAACGGGTTCGTCTGCGTGAGGACATCACAGAGAGACCTGAGGATGTGCCTCAGTTGCATGAGGATGTTCCTCATGTGTCTGATGCCACCCCAGAGATTACAGGCACCACCGATGCTGTTCAGACAGAGGGAGTGGCTACTGATGGGAGCTTGGGGTCACCTGCTGCAGATGAGGGATTCCCCGGTGGACCACGTGACCCATCGATTTTGACCGATTTTGCTGAGCATGTCGCACACAGCATCTGGAGTGGACAG GAACGACCCGATCTGAAGTTGGTCTCCCATGATAGAAAAGTAGATAAAATTGGGAGACCAGCGCCTGAGATCGAAGGGTTGATTGCTGGCACCAGATTGAGTCCACTGATCAGGTGTTTTGTTATCACCACTAATCCTGGACTCATATTCGCCTTCGTCGAGAGGTGGCATCGCGAGACTAGCACGTTCCACCTGCCAATAGGCGAGTTGGCAATCACGTTGGATGACGTGGTGTCACTTCTACACCTTCCCATCACTGGCGCGCTGCATACGTTCAAGTCGCTTGTTACTTCAGACGCGATTGGTCTACTGACGGAGCTTCTTGAGGTTAGTCATGAGGAGGCTACATTTGAGACCCGACAGGCTGGTGGGCCTCATGTACGGTTGGGGTGGCTTCGGGACTTGTATCAAAGCCAGTGCAGGGCTAGACGATGGGTTGTAGCAGCCCGCACGTATCTGCTCCACTTGGTGGGTTGTACTCTTTTCGCCAACAAGAGTTCAACCCATGTACATGTCGTGCACCTGGAGGCTTTCAGGGACCTGGACCAGGCAGGGTGA
- the LOC102666054 gene encoding protein MAIN-LIKE 1-like, with amino-acid sequence MYDHLNDASQASTRQLGGYITLLQCWIYEHFPTVHTSVVHDAYDEGSPRACRWLMGKAHMTGIKGAPYRRRLDALTVIDVCWMPYGEHRGVRAFDLISSFTRQLRWGQIVVYVRLERVLRQFGYLQTVPPPPVCDSLMGDDIDDRWLHFSDHLVPSGELCVVPGHYMEWFFQISHPFVTWIEETIAPRHPFVSVATDLPTHSVVHCEGCQGMAQDLGAIAEDLERVINLRMVTEGTDLHDIMTRCLRRARGDAADGSLRPRQRRRIDYDLYFYCT; translated from the exons ATGTACGACCATCTGAACGACGCGTCGCAGGCCTCTACACGGCAGCTGGGCGGTTATATTACACTTCTCCAG TGTTGGATATACGAGCACTTTCCTACAGTGCATACATCCGTCGTTCATGATGCTTATGATGAGGGGAGCCCACGGGCCTGCAGGTGGCTTATGGGTAAGGCTCATATGACGGGGATCAAGGGAGCCCCGTATCGAAGACGTTTGGATGCCCTGACTGTGATTGACGTGTGTTGGATGCCCTATGGTGAGCACCGGGGAGTCAGGGCCTTTGACTTGATATCATCGTTCACCCGCCAGCTCAGATGGGGTCAGATTGTGGTGTACGTTCGACTTGAGCGGGTTCTTCGACAGTTTGGCTACCTTCAGACGGTCCCTCCGCCGCCGGTTTGTGATTCTTTGATGGGTGATGATATAGATGACCGATGGCTGCATTTTTCAGACCATTTGGTGCCTTCAGGGGAGCTTTGTGTAGTTCCTGGACactacatggagtggttttttCAGATATCGCACCCATTTGTCACGTGGATCGAGGAGACTATTGCACCGAGACACCCATTTGTTTCAGTCGCGACCGATCTCCCTACGCATTCAGTG GTTCACTGCGAAGGATGTCAGGGGATGGCTCAGGATTTAGGAGCGATTGCTGAGGATTTGGAGCGGGTCATCAACCTCAGGATGGTCACTGAGGGCACTGACTTACATGACATCATGACTCGTTGTCTGAGGAGAGCTAGAGGTGACGCCGCAGATGGAAGTCTTAGGCCGCGCCAGAGACGCCGCATAGATTatgacttatatttttattgtacttaa